A single region of the Tigriopus californicus strain San Diego chromosome 8, Tcal_SD_v2.1, whole genome shotgun sequence genome encodes:
- the LOC131885765 gene encoding voltage-gated purine nucleotide uniporter SLC17A9-like isoform X2, with the protein MIKNMKTTDFSDNLLDAHGGSPAQIYLKISSDPMDAQNEASGHHWTRREKYAWFFTLLFGTTAVYASRTTMPLVAPAAAKDLAWTKTEVGTVLSCFFWGYTLTQILGGYLSDRFGAERVLLASGIVWGFITFWFHQIVYLVSDHEMALNLIVLSRVVLGAAQGVHFPALASISSTNLNVRDRSFFFSATTAGSAFGTLLTGTLGSYLNESFGWPHVFYAIGLISLVWVSVLKYYAMELNRNRKQILGLSATSALLGNRVPSKSNVPWLKYLRHPSLWACIVCHFCQNNCFFILLSWLPTYFHDNFPEAKSSIFNVVPWLLMVPGIVCSSLLSNRLIHSGYSVGQTRKIVEAVALLTEAVCLVLIGWIRVFKVCLGLTTLAIFASAFHKFGTVPNAVDIAPKHSGSVFGIVNTAGSFAGFVGVYIAGYILELSGSWSAVFNLTAVINCVGLFTFVMAGSGQPIL; encoded by the exons atgataaaaaatatgaaaaccacgGACTTTAGCGACAACCTCCTGGATGCTCACGGGGGGAGCCCCGCACAAATCTACCTGAAAATTTCCTCCGACCCCATGGATGCGCAGAATGAGGCATCTGGGCATCATTGGACCAG ACGAGAGAAATATGCCTGGTTTTTCACTCTGCTTTTCGGTACTACGGCTGTGTACGCCTCTCGCACCACGATGCCGTTGGTGGCACCCGCTGCGGCCAAAGACTTAGCTTGGACCAAAACAGAAGTGGGCACCGTGctctcttgtttcttttgggGCTATACACTCACTCAG ATCTTGGGTGGATACCTGAGCGACCGATTTGGTGCCGAACGGGTTCTGCTTGCTTCCGGCATTGTTTGGGGCTTCATCACCTTCTGGTTCCACCAAATTGTCTACTTGGTGTCGGATCATGAAATGGCACTAAATCTGATTGTGCTCTCGCGTGTTGTTTTGGGAGCGGCTCAAG GTGTTCATTTTCCGGCTTTGGCCAGTATCTCCAGCACTAACCTGAACGTTCGGGATCGTTCATTCTTCTTCAGTGCTACCACGGCTGGTAGTGCTTTTGGCACATTGTTAACTGGTACCTTGGGTTCCTATTTAAATGAAAGCTTTGGCTGGCCTCACGTCTTTTATGCCATTG GTCTGATTTCCTTGGTTTGGGTGTCCGTGCTCAAATACTACGCCATGGAGCTGAATCGAAACAGAAAACAGATCCTGGGCCTCTCAGCTACTTCGGCCTTATTGGGCAATAGAGTGCCCTCAAAATCCAACGTCCCATGGTTGAAATACCTTCGACATCCTTCCTTATG GGCGTGCATCGTGTGCCACTTTTGTCAGAACAATTGCTTCTTCATCCTGTTATCATGGCTCCCTACTTACTTCCATGACAATTTCCCCGAGGCCAAgagctccattttcaatgtgGTTCCTTGGCTTCTCATGGTTCCAGGCATTGTTTGTTCCAGTCTCCTCAGCAATCGCCTAATACACAGTGGATATTCGGTGGGACAAACGCGAAAAATAGTGGAGGCCGTGGCTCTTCTCACTGAAGCTGTATGCTTAGTTCTTATAG gttGGATCAGAGTGTTTAAAGTTTGTCTGGGTTTGACTACTCTGGCCATTTTTGCCAGTGCCTTCCATAAGTTTGGCACCGTTCCAAATGCGGTAGATATCGCCCCCAAACACTCTGGCAGCGTATTCGGAATTGTTAACACGGCAGGATCCTTTGCAG GCTTTGTTGGAGTTTACATTGCTGGATACATCCTCGAACTCTCTGGAAGCTGGTCCGCCGTTTTCAATCTAACAGCGGTCATTAATTGCGTGGGTCTGTTCACGTTTGTTATGGCGGGAAGTGGGCAAC CTATTCTCTGA
- the LOC131885765 gene encoding voltage-gated purine nucleotide uniporter SLC17A9-like isoform X3: MIKNMKTTDFSDNLLDAHGGSPAQIYLKISSDPMDAQNEASGHHWTRREKYAWFFTLLFGTTAVYASRTTMPLVAPAAAKDLAWTKTEVGTVLSCFFWGYTLTQILGGYLSDRFGAERVLLASGIVWGFITFWFHQIVYLVSDHEMALNLIVLSRVVLGAAQGVHFPALASISSTNLNVRDRSFFFSATTAGSAFGTLLTGTLGSYLNESFGWPHVFYAIGLISLVWVSVLKYYAMELNRNRKQILGLSATSALLGNRVPSKSNVPWLKYLRHPSLWACIVCHFCQNNCFFILLSWLPTYFHDNFPEAKSSIFNVVPWLLMVPGIVCSSLLSNRLIHSGYSVGQTRKIVEAVALLTEAVCLVLIGKATSFPVALILSTVCLFAAAFHNAACIVNPQDLAPKHCGSIFGIMNAAGAVPGFVGVYIAGYILELSGSWSAVFNLTAVINCVGLFTFVMAGSGQPIL, encoded by the exons atgataaaaaatatgaaaaccacgGACTTTAGCGACAACCTCCTGGATGCTCACGGGGGGAGCCCCGCACAAATCTACCTGAAAATTTCCTCCGACCCCATGGATGCGCAGAATGAGGCATCTGGGCATCATTGGACCAG ACGAGAGAAATATGCCTGGTTTTTCACTCTGCTTTTCGGTACTACGGCTGTGTACGCCTCTCGCACCACGATGCCGTTGGTGGCACCCGCTGCGGCCAAAGACTTAGCTTGGACCAAAACAGAAGTGGGCACCGTGctctcttgtttcttttgggGCTATACACTCACTCAG ATCTTGGGTGGATACCTGAGCGACCGATTTGGTGCCGAACGGGTTCTGCTTGCTTCCGGCATTGTTTGGGGCTTCATCACCTTCTGGTTCCACCAAATTGTCTACTTGGTGTCGGATCATGAAATGGCACTAAATCTGATTGTGCTCTCGCGTGTTGTTTTGGGAGCGGCTCAAG GTGTTCATTTTCCGGCTTTGGCCAGTATCTCCAGCACTAACCTGAACGTTCGGGATCGTTCATTCTTCTTCAGTGCTACCACGGCTGGTAGTGCTTTTGGCACATTGTTAACTGGTACCTTGGGTTCCTATTTAAATGAAAGCTTTGGCTGGCCTCACGTCTTTTATGCCATTG GTCTGATTTCCTTGGTTTGGGTGTCCGTGCTCAAATACTACGCCATGGAGCTGAATCGAAACAGAAAACAGATCCTGGGCCTCTCAGCTACTTCGGCCTTATTGGGCAATAGAGTGCCCTCAAAATCCAACGTCCCATGGTTGAAATACCTTCGACATCCTTCCTTATG GGCGTGCATCGTGTGCCACTTTTGTCAGAACAATTGCTTCTTCATCCTGTTATCATGGCTCCCTACTTACTTCCATGACAATTTCCCCGAGGCCAAgagctccattttcaatgtgGTTCCTTGGCTTCTCATGGTTCCAGGCATTGTTTGTTCCAGTCTCCTCAGCAATCGCCTAATACACAGTGGATATTCGGTGGGACAAACGCGAAAAATAGTGGAGGCCGTGGCTCTTCTCACTGAAGCTGTATGCTTAGTTCTTATAG GTAAGGCAACATCTTTTCCCGTGGCGCTGATTTTATCCacggtttgtttgtttgcggCCGCGTTTCACAACGCCGCCTGCATCGTGAACCCGCAAGATCTGGCGCCGAAGCATTGCGGGTCCATTTTTGGCATCATGAACGCAGCTGGAGCTGTTCCAG GCTTTGTTGGAGTTTACATTGCTGGATACATCCTCGAACTCTCTGGAAGCTGGTCCGCCGTTTTCAATCTAACAGCGGTCATTAATTGCGTGGGTCTGTTCACGTTTGTTATGGCGGGAAGTGGGCAACCTATTCTCTGA
- the LOC131885765 gene encoding voltage-gated purine nucleotide uniporter SLC17A9-like isoform X1: MIKNMKTTDFSDNLLDAHGGSPAQIYLKISSDPMDAQNEASGHHWTRREKYAWFFTLLFGTTAVYASRTTMPLVAPAAAKDLAWTKTEVGTVLSCFFWGYTLTQILGGYLSDRFGAERVLLASGIVWGFITFWFHQIVYLVSDHEMALNLIVLSRVVLGAAQGVHFPALASISSTNLNVRDRSFFFSATTAGSAFGTLLTGTLGSYLNESFGWPHVFYAIGLISLVWVSVLKYYAMELNRNRKQILGLSATSALLGNRVPSKSNVPWLKYLRHPSLWACIVCHFCQNNCFFILLSWLPTYFHDNFPEAKSSIFNVVPWLLMVPGIVCSSLLSNRLIHSGYSVGQTRKIVEAVALLTEAVCLVLIGWIRVFKVCLGLTTLAIFASAFHKFGTVPNAVDIAPKHSGSVFGIVNTAGSFAGFVGVYIAGYILELSGSWSAVFNLTAVINCVGLFTFVMAGSGQPIL, translated from the exons atgataaaaaatatgaaaaccacgGACTTTAGCGACAACCTCCTGGATGCTCACGGGGGGAGCCCCGCACAAATCTACCTGAAAATTTCCTCCGACCCCATGGATGCGCAGAATGAGGCATCTGGGCATCATTGGACCAG ACGAGAGAAATATGCCTGGTTTTTCACTCTGCTTTTCGGTACTACGGCTGTGTACGCCTCTCGCACCACGATGCCGTTGGTGGCACCCGCTGCGGCCAAAGACTTAGCTTGGACCAAAACAGAAGTGGGCACCGTGctctcttgtttcttttgggGCTATACACTCACTCAG ATCTTGGGTGGATACCTGAGCGACCGATTTGGTGCCGAACGGGTTCTGCTTGCTTCCGGCATTGTTTGGGGCTTCATCACCTTCTGGTTCCACCAAATTGTCTACTTGGTGTCGGATCATGAAATGGCACTAAATCTGATTGTGCTCTCGCGTGTTGTTTTGGGAGCGGCTCAAG GTGTTCATTTTCCGGCTTTGGCCAGTATCTCCAGCACTAACCTGAACGTTCGGGATCGTTCATTCTTCTTCAGTGCTACCACGGCTGGTAGTGCTTTTGGCACATTGTTAACTGGTACCTTGGGTTCCTATTTAAATGAAAGCTTTGGCTGGCCTCACGTCTTTTATGCCATTG GTCTGATTTCCTTGGTTTGGGTGTCCGTGCTCAAATACTACGCCATGGAGCTGAATCGAAACAGAAAACAGATCCTGGGCCTCTCAGCTACTTCGGCCTTATTGGGCAATAGAGTGCCCTCAAAATCCAACGTCCCATGGTTGAAATACCTTCGACATCCTTCCTTATG GGCGTGCATCGTGTGCCACTTTTGTCAGAACAATTGCTTCTTCATCCTGTTATCATGGCTCCCTACTTACTTCCATGACAATTTCCCCGAGGCCAAgagctccattttcaatgtgGTTCCTTGGCTTCTCATGGTTCCAGGCATTGTTTGTTCCAGTCTCCTCAGCAATCGCCTAATACACAGTGGATATTCGGTGGGACAAACGCGAAAAATAGTGGAGGCCGTGGCTCTTCTCACTGAAGCTGTATGCTTAGTTCTTATAG gttGGATCAGAGTGTTTAAAGTTTGTCTGGGTTTGACTACTCTGGCCATTTTTGCCAGTGCCTTCCATAAGTTTGGCACCGTTCCAAATGCGGTAGATATCGCCCCCAAACACTCTGGCAGCGTATTCGGAATTGTTAACACGGCAGGATCCTTTGCAG GCTTTGTTGGAGTTTACATTGCTGGATACATCCTCGAACTCTCTGGAAGCTGGTCCGCCGTTTTCAATCTAACAGCGGTCATTAATTGCGTGGGTCTGTTCACGTTTGTTATGGCGGGAAGTGGGCAACCTATTCTCTGA